AAGAGTTCACGGGCCGCCAATTTCGCGGTTAGGTTGCTCTGACTGCCAGTCCGCCGCACTCTTGTTAATGGAGATCCGATTAATTTTTGGGTAATGGGCTACGTTAAGCCCATAAGAGCCAACATAAACACAATTCTTGGATCACCCTCTTCATCTTTAATCAGCCTCTTGCCAACCGTGTATAACATTCCTTGTGTTTTGTTCGTGGTCCTAATGGGATATGGGCTTTTAGTCCCTCTCTTGcaacaacaaaacaaattataataaatatataattagtataattatacattatttattaaatttgcaTTGCCGGTTCGCGGTTAAATCGGTCGAACCGGCTggtccggtccggttttcagattatgtattattatttaaatgctaattatagtataattataataaagatatttttataaaataaacttagaATAACAAATAGTACATttatttttgtggaaaaatggaTTCATGAGAAATAGACACGTCATTTtcattagtttaaaaaaaatctagttttagtatattaagtagataaattaaaatagtctcctttttttcttagttatttgtttttgctttgggGTCTCTGACCCTCCATGTCCACCTAgcaaaaaaaacataataatttttgtaaatgattaatgttttagaaaaaaaattattaattttgttttgattttattttcttttaaatagttatctgaataatattttttcctgATTTTCATAATTATTGCACTGAATTTTTCATATAAATCTTTATAAAGAAAATTGTCCAATGAAGATCTTGGTTATGAATTGATGATGCTCAATCGAAATGCAAAATAAACTCAAATtcacaatatataaaattaacttCCGCGGGGTAATACTGTAATGAACTTGAAGATGCGTGGGAGGAGAAAgattattaagaaaagaaagagcaaGACTTAACACTATTTCCCACAAATTTATGATCCACTCTTTAATTTTCAACACTGTTATACAAATTGCTGGTGTGTTTCAATTCACACTCATGGTTATACATCTAGCTATCACCATGACTAGTCTTAGATACAGTTACAATTGTACGTATTTAAATTTAGTTCTTGGTGAAGCTAGCATCAAAAGGAAAACCAGTGTCGTGCAACCATGAGTTAGCTTGGAGGAAATTGTCAACAGTGAACTGAGAAGCCTCATCCTTGGAGATAAGACCCTTGGCCCACTTGACCCTTCCAGAAGCATCAGCACCAGCTCCAATGTTTCCGAACTCACCAAAGTATGCGTGCTCGGTGTTAGGGGCAGCTGCTGACCATGGAATGTAACCCTCCTTGTTGATGAAGCCACCGATGGTGTTCTCAATGAACACTGCCCTCGAGAACGCCTTCCATGGTCTTGCCAAGAAGGTTCTCACCTTCCCGTTCTCTGCTTCCAGGCTTGGCTCTGCCAAGATCTGGCAGTTATGGAGGACTACACCCGATGGCATGTTCTTCTGGTCGGTACCGTCAGCAACGATGATGTTCTGCTGGTTTGCCTTGGGCTTCCTCACGATGATCTTGGAGTTCTGGATGTAGGTTGAAGCGTAGCCGAAGATGAAGTCAATGGTGCCACTAATTTCGCAGTTGCGATAGAACTGACGGTGAGCATGGGCGTACAAGGTATCTTGGTGGCCACGGAACGCGCAGTCGAAGAAGGCTGAGCGGTCACCCATCACGCGGAGGGCCACTGCTTGGTGTCCACCTGGACCGGCGGTGTTCTCAAAAGCAATACCCTTAGCAATGAATCCCTCAGCAACGGTGGTGAAGGTGGCAGTCCTCATAGTCTTGACACCTTCAGCGAAGTTCTTGCGACCGGTGATGATGGTTTTGGCGGGGCCATCACCGTACATGTAGATGTTACGCTTGGCCTTGTCGACGGTGATGTACTCGTCGTAGATTCCAGCCTTAACATAGATAACCCACCTGCCTTGGTGTTTCTTGGGGTAAGCATTAATGGCTTCCAAAACAGTCTTGTACTGGCCACTACCATCCTTGGCAACAACAGCGTTCGGGACAATGGAACCCTGGCTGGCCTCATTGATGAGCTTACGGTCATGAGGGTACAACCATGTTGGGAAACCATATTGATCAAGCCCAAGGAGGCGACGAACGGGCCTGTTGGTCAAGTTGAGCCCTAACTCAGACAGAACCTTAGAGACACCGGCGACAACATCAAGGGCCAAGGCGGTGAGCTTCATCACGCTATCCAAGCTCTCGCTCTGCAACTGACCTTGGACATGCTTCTCCCCATCGGTGTCGAACCCGTCAAGGCAAGATTGCTGGTAGGCGATCACGGCGCCCAACCAGTTCTTCAGCTCGGCACTGTTTGTGAACACTTCCGGAAGCGATTGGCTGTTCACAAACACGCCGGAGGCCTCAAGCTCGTGGATCGCCGATTGCAAGAGGTCTTTGCAGTCGTCCAGAGCCATCTTGACGCCTCCGTCGCTGGTGCCGTTGGCGACGCTCTCCACCATGAGCCTGTCGCTCATGTTAAGGGCTTTCAACACGCTTTCCGTGGAGAATTTCACCACCTGCGTGATGTAGTCCTTGGGATTTGATGTGTTCACAGGTGTCAGCACGTCGTGGCAGAGCTTCTGATCATCGGCGCTTTGACACACTGCGCTCACCGCCTTGTTCGACGTCTTCAACTCTCCTCCATTGTTGCCGCTGCCGTTGTTGTTCACAACCACCACGGCACCAACAACAACTCCTACTACAAGTAGAATTGAAACAACAGCAGCTATAATCTTTCCCGACCCCGCCATTTTGTTGTTGGGAATGTGNNNNNNNNNNNNNNNNNNNNNNNNNNNNNNNNNNNNNNNNNNNNNNNNNAATTAACCTCCGGTGAAAGTTTGAGTAAAGATACTGATACTGATATCCGAGAggagaaggaaaaaagaaaaaaaatcctaaaaataaaCTAGGGAAGGAAGAACCTTCCTACCCTAATGGTTGTGGGTATGGAGAgtggtgaagaagaatggaggagGGTGGGGTTTAAATAGTGATTGATATTACTAAAAAAAGGATGATAAACAGAGACAGTTAGAGATTTACCTTTTCTTTCGCAAAAGCTTTTGATCTGTACGTGCATGTGGTGTGAGCTCTTAACGGAAGAGGAATGGGGACGGTTAATTAAGGCATGCATGTCTCTCATAACTAAATTTGAAGAAATCAAGATAAATTCATACATAATATTACAGCATCTATGTGATACGATGTAGATTTTGTACGATAAAATGATGAAAACAAATTACATACatgatattatttaattaataatatttaaaagacaataaaaaattactttatttaatatttattaattattattaaaataattgtataattttaaatattatatttcttAACACTATCGTTAATTATCGTTATTTAATTAAGCTCAAGCATGTCTCTACAATGTGTTTATAGTTGTGCATCAACGGTGTATAAAAGCCTTTGATAAATGTcaggaaattaattttttattaatattagtcaatatgtaaaattataattaaaatttagtatttaaaatataaaatattactaaaattaatcaattttatgttaaaatttatatgaagttatttttatataaaattaataactaaaaattattatttaataatttttagttattaattttacataaaaataattatacatgagtttttatatattatatagcattgttttaaatttttttatttatactgtttggagtgaaaaataaatttaaagaaaattcaGATAAATTCATCCACAATATTACAGGATCTATGCGGATATATATGATGTTGATTTCGTACGATAAAATGATGAAAACAAATACATACATGATACATATGTAGGCTATATATTGAACAACATTTTACGTACTCGATATTGTTATCCTATGCAATGTTTATTGTTGAATCATGTAAACTTTAtctctaattataattattaatttgcaAATACAAATAGATAATTACTTTTGGTACATACTTTGTAATAACTATACATTATCATTCAACTTAGTTTAGTAAAACTTTAAATGAAACGCTTTTCGTCCGACTCTGATTAAAAGAAATGGAAAGTTAGTATTATAATTAGAATCTTTTTAACGAGGAACATACTAGTTAAAAACATGCTAAAAGAAACATCTAATAAAAAGTACcaaaaagataaagtttttatatattttttccaaTGCATTAAAACATCAATCTTGTATTAAGACTTTATACAATAGGCGTTAATGGTCAAAATCGTGATGTTTGTGTTAATTTAATTCTCAAAAGATTGGATAGTGAAGTTCTTAAGCTATGAGGAAGCATCCAAGTATGCTTTTATGTTCCgatatttatcttatttttctgttgCCATTGTGTTTTAGTCAATAGCAGTCTACCTGAAACTATTGCTTAATACTAATGCAGGGGTATTTTGTAGCTCTATCGGCAACAAACTGTAAACCATACAATGACAGCATTTCTCGTGAGATCACTCTATGACGCATCTAAACGTCATTAGAACATGTTTTGTCCTTTTAAAAGTTTCTTAACCAAGGCGCATGCATGTTAGTTCTTTAAgagaaatttataaaataattttgcatCCGTTTGCGTCTTGGAGCCGGCGCATGTACTGGAATCATTGCCACGTTTGCAACTTACAGTATGGACATGGAGactaaactgaaaaaaaaaaaaattgtgtattattgagtgtatttaaattatcttaaaataatataatatcaaaaaatatttataagtgttaaaaaaatttatataataaaaatataatattttataataaatatttaaatatattaaataattctaattgattttaatttattctaattatattctaatagGGCAAGGTCTGCTAACTGTCCGGGTATTGTTAAAAGGAAGATCCTTAGGATTTTTACTTCATTTGTAATTATTTCTACTAGTGTTTTTTATGGAAGATGAGTTAGCACAGTGAATGGTTTATTTTGCTGGctataactttttaatttatcttcCATAATTTTGTAACACCAATACAGAGGAATTTTTCATGCTCTGTCAACATACAATCGGTCATAGGAGTTGTATGTACTACGCACACAACTCTCTTTTTATTCTTGAGCTAAAATTGTGTTGACTTTTATTTCTGCTAACACCTTTGAaccaaaacttatttttcattctttatgtttttaaaagatttcCATATGTTCTTCTTTGTTAATATACTTTGTTTTGGCATTTTGCAGATACCATATGTAGGTCTCAATGTTTCTATGTATGAATCTTTGAAAGACGGGTGGATTCAGGGCGGAGTTTAGTTGAGATAACAGgttcttatcttttaatttttttataaaaaagttaatagtattttttttaaaataaaaaataatttagttggttcaaataatttattataacttaaaatatttaaattcaattctcatctcttgtttttattgcacaataatttttaagtttaaacattaaaaacatATTAGATTTAGATTTATCTGAGTGAGTCTTTGTTGGCTTTCACAACACATATAGGACGAAAACATTAGAAACAAAAAACGATacattattcttaaaaaaattatcaaatcaaataaaataaaaaataaaaaatttatcagaataaattatattacgaatttaagatttttaaataatcataaaatactTGTAGAATGACTAATATAtaaactttcaaaaaaaatgagtatgaaaatatattataaattacaaattattcttttttgtctctaatgtatcaaacttctttaatgtttaatttgaataaacTTCATTTTTAACTTTGAgataaattttaatcttattcttcaataatatttaattttttacgatacatagttattcaattattttttaatcacatctaagtaaattactgttaatcacattacttttattctaagttaattttttttcttaattttactcttaaaaagtTTTACTCATCATGAAATATGTGTAAAGTGACTAATACATAAActtgcaaaaaaaagaaaaaaaaaagaaaataaattactcttaatcacattattttcattctaaataaatttattttttaaattttattcttaaccacattactttcattctaaaaaaatttattttttattaaaaaaattaaaaaataaattaaataatattctgttgtaaaaaattgaaattatagaagaaaaaaattaaaatttatttaaaaattaaaaataaaatttaattaaatttaatattaaagaaGTTCGATATATTAGCCATAAAAGATGTAATTTATACAAGCAtgagtaaaaattttgaattcgtAATGCAATTTATTCTGTTAAAGTCGTAACATACACTACTAGTgtaaacaataataatgaatttcttttagttttaattttgagGTAAATACCAAATCGGTACCCGAAAGATttagacactaacaaaatgatacctgacttttgttattgacaaaataattcctaaaaaattttaaaatttgacaagcgtACTCCTGAACTCATCGGAGCACATCTCCAGCAACCACAATATTAACGTGGCCACCGTGGTTTGGGAACTTGGCAAACCCCCTCCAACTAACCCTTCCCTCTGTAATGCACTGCCCTTCTCTCCCTCCCCAAATGTTTTCCCCTTAATCTCTCTCACGCCAAGAATGGTTTCCCCTTCTCTCTACTGATTTGCTGTTCCAGTTCTTATTTTATTGGTGTTTTGCTCTAATAATAATAGCCAACCATAGCAGTATAATAGTCTTCCACCACCGTCTTCGATCTCCCTCCACCTGAGAAACCGACACCAATGTCTTCTTCAAAATACAATATGCCATTTTCGCCCAACAGCAAAAGACCAAGGCACACTGAAACACAATCCTAAAGACAGACTCAACGACTTACCCGATTGCGTCCTCCTCCACGTGCTCTTCTTTGTGAACGCCAAACACGCCGTCCAAACCTGCGTCCTCTCGTTCCGCTAAAGGAATCTCTAGAAGCTTACTCCCAACCCTCACTCTTCACTCTTCCCACTTCTAGACCTTCAAAACCTTCACGAAATCTGTCTCCACCCTTCTTGCTGTCGCGACACCTCCTCTGCCGTCCTCAACCTCGATTTTGAGCGCCATTGTTGCATTGTGCCTCACGTCCTCAAAAGAATTGCCAATTACGCGATCTCGCATAAGGTTCGCAACTTAGGTATCTCGATGAAATGCCATATCGTTCACATTTCTCAGGCGATTTTCTCGTGCAAAACGTTGACGTCTTTAAAGCTCTCTGTTTGTCCTAGGGgttatatctataaaaatatgttGTTCTCGAAATTGCTGAACTTAATGGCGTTGACAAGCCTGCATCTTCAGCATTTTACGTTTTGCGCTAGTGGCGATAGCGCCAATGAAAGGGAACCATTGGGGAGGGAGAGGGGGAAGTGCGTTGGGGAGGGAGAGGAGGGGAGTGTGTTAAAGAGGGAGAGAGGGCTGTGATggggagagagagggagggaAGGGGGTTGTGATGGGAAGGGAAAGGAAGGAGTAGTGTGCGATGGGAAGGGAGGATGGATT
This portion of the Arachis duranensis cultivar V14167 chromosome 6, aradu.V14167.gnm2.J7QH, whole genome shotgun sequence genome encodes:
- the LOC107492277 gene encoding pectinesterase-like — translated: MAGSGKIIAAVVSILLVVGVVVGAVVVVNNNGSGNNGGELKTSNKAVSAVCQSADDQKLCHDVLTPVNTSNPKDYITQVVKFSTESVLKALNMSDRLMVESVANGTSDGGVKMALDDCKDLLQSAIHELEASGVFVNSQSLPEVFTNSAELKNWLGAVIAYQQSCLDGFDTDGEKHVQGQLQSESLDSVMKLTALALDVVAGVSKVLSELGLNLTNRPVRRLLGLDQYGFPTWLYPHDRKLINEASQGSIVPNAVVAKDGSGQYKTVLEAINAYPKKHQGRWVIYVKAGIYDEYITVDKAKRNIYMYGDGPAKTIITGRKNFAEGVKTMRTATFTTVAEGFIAKGIAFENTAGPGGHQAVALRVMGDRSAFFDCAFRGHQDTLYAHAHRQFYRNCEISGTIDFIFGYASTYIQNSKIIVRKPKANQQNIIVADGTDQKNMPSGVVLHNCQILAEPSLEAENGKVRTFLARPWKAFSRAVFIENTIGGFINKEGYIPWSAAAPNTEHAYFGEFGNIGAGADASGRVKWAKGLISKDEASQFTVDNFLQANSWLHDTGFPFDASFTKN